In the Lampris incognitus isolate fLamInc1 chromosome 11, fLamInc1.hap2, whole genome shotgun sequence genome, one interval contains:
- the LOC130120472 gene encoding uncharacterized protein LOC130120472 has translation MIMTHFRGQIRGPHWGPAMDNMLIEFWRKHECLFNSSIESYHDKDLKTKLWSEFAMSIGKPASDVERRSRSLRTQYGRLLWHPERVNTFQQRMLREKLDFLRPYIVRRRVDASLEGKFDDEEDDDEEVETEGSIDQDTVSMFGSPLDADVSCPDPTYGPQLVTPTIYTSTNYCPPMQPKVAEVTSLSSNSQNDESPSDPRLSGRVSVVPKHDILNQFAEVMLADMQLIKDPFLLMRLRRDITDLVFKAVEEDIERRQGWSSSIPASRENVQLHNSTRPHESTPLKMNLSRRQRYFERRSKGSLIGRRRWEELQHLRRVSRSQGMQPVQQGQELERIGETNPQVAVQTFEIKGEPEPGMVKIEEETLPVV, from the exons ATGATAATGACACATTTTCGAGGGCAGATCCGCGGACCTCATTGGGGACCTGCAATGGATAACATGCTGATAGAGTTCTGGCGTAaacatgaatgtctttttaaTTCGTCCATCGAGTCTTACCACGACAAAGATTTGAAGACGAAGCTATGGTCAGAGTTTGCGATGTCTATCGGAAAGCCCG CATCAGACGTTGAAAGAAGATCCAGATCTCTCCGTACTCAGTACGGGAGACTTTTGTGGCACCCTGAAAGAGTCAACACTTTCCAGCAAAGGATGCTGAGGGAGAAACTTGATTTCTTGAGACCGTATATAGTTCGCAGAAGAGTTGATGCGTCTCTA GAAGGGAAGTTTGACGACGAGGAAGACGATGACGAAGAAGTGGAGACCGAAGGTAGCATTGACCAGGATACAGTGAGCATGTTTGGCAGTCCATTAGACGCAGATGTTTCTTGTCCGGATCCCACTTACGGGCCGCAGCTCGTCACCCCTACTATATATACTTCAACCAACTACTGTCCACCAATGCAACCTAAAGTTGCAGAGGTCACATCTTTGAGTTCTAACAGTCAAAATGATGAGAGTCCCTCTGACCCACGTCTGTCTGGTCGAGTTTCAGTTGTCCCAAAACATGATATACTTAACCAGTTTGCAGAGGTTATGTTGGCAGATATGCAGCTAATTAAAGATCCTTTCCTGCTCATGAGACTTCGCCGCGATATCACTGACCTAGTATTTAAAGCAGTGGAAGAGGACATAGAGAGGCGACAAGGCTGGTCATCTTCCATCCCTGCATCAAGGGAGAATGTGCAGTTACACAACTCCACCAGGCCCCACGAAAGTACACCTTTGAAGATGAACCTCTCTCGAAGGCAAAGATATTTTGAAAGAAGAAGTAAAGGGTCGTTGATAGGAAGGAGGAGGTGGGAGGAGCTGCAACACCTGAGACGAGTGTCAAGGAGTCAAGGGATGCAGCCTGTGCAACAAGGACAAGAGCTAGAGAGGATAGGTGAAACAAATCCTCAGGTTGCCGTCCAGACATTTGAGATTAAAGGGGAGCCTGAACCAGGTATGGTCAAAATTGAGGAGGAAACACTACCAGTGGTTTGA
- the LOC130121231 gene encoding uncharacterized protein LOC130121231, which yields MASLPLTYREWWNEMDQKLIDFWKQHECLFNSRNPSYYNKKLKTKLWLDFASSVGLHVSDVERRSRSLRTQYGRLIGHPDKVTTSKKRMLKEQLSFLRPYIFPRLKVTDCQGERDGYDDEEEQDGDEDEEEEETEDSMETESLVDVNVSGVYIREHQSVALTAHTATRYCPPTQLKVREMADLACNHENNESQQHRTHQTAGVTKCDVLNQFVKVMLADMHQIKDPLLLMQLRRDITNLVFKTLEEDLKRRCV from the exons ATGGCATCTTTGCCTCTCACCTACCGCGAGTGGTGGAATGAAATGGACCAGAAGCTGATAGACTTCTGGAAACAGCACGAATGTCTTTTCAATTCTAGAAATCCGAGCTACTACAACAAAAAGTTAAAAACTAAGCTGTGGTTAGATTTCGCCTCCAGCGTTGGACTTCACG TATCTGACGTTGAGAGAAGATCCAGATCTCTTCGCACTCAATATGGCAGGTTGATTGGGCACCCAGATAAAGTGACTACTTCAAAGAAAAGAATGCTGAAGGAGCAGCTTAGTTTCTTAAGGCCCTACATATTCCCTCGGTTAAAAGTGACCGACTGTCAG GGTGAGAGGGATGGTTATGATGATGAAGAGGAGCAGGACggtgatgaagatgaggaagaagaagaaacagaagacagtATGGAGACAGAGAGCTTGGTAGATGTTAATGTGTCTGGTGTATACATACGTGAGCACCAGTCCGTTGCCCTGACTGCACATACTGCCACCCGCTATTgtccaccaacacaacttaaagTCAGAGAGATGGCGGATTTGGCTTGTAACCATGAGAACAATGAAAGTCAGCAGCATCGAACTCATCAAACAGCTGGGGTCACAAAATGTGATGTGCTTAATCAGTTTGTAAAAGTTATGTTAGCAGACATGCACCAAATCAAAGACCCACTGCTGCTTATGCAACTTCGTCGGGATATCACTAACTTGGTATTCAAAACCTTGGAAGAAGACTTGAAAAGACGATGTGTTTGA